The nucleotide sequence CGTCGAAGGCCAGGTCCATCGTAAGGACGACGATACGATCTATCGCGCGGCCGTCATCCCGGTTTATCTCGGACCGGGGCGCGTGCGGCTACTCGTTCAGATTCCCGATTTTCCGGCCGGGCCGGAGGAGGACTTGTTATGGATCGACATCGTGGGACGATCCGGGAAAAGCAACCGGGTGATTGTGCGCCGGCTCGATCCGGAGCCCTGATCGCGCGCGGATTCAGCCTCATCGAAATCATCGTCACCGTCGGCATTGTTTCGATCCTTGTTCTTCTGGCTTTTCCGCGTCTTCAACGGTATCGCATGTCGGCGTTCGATTCGAATGCAGAAGCCTTTGCGAAAGGCGTTGC is from bacterium and encodes:
- a CDS encoding prepilin-type N-terminal cleavage/methylation domain-containing protein gives rise to the protein MDRHRGTIREKQPGDCAPARSGALIARGFSLIEIIVTVGIVSILVLLAFPRLQRYRMSAFDSNAEAFAKGVAIAQGTYKASHDKYATSMDELVKVDRNLLDTPNVTFEWIEISESAYTLNARHKAGSRWYTAHDD